A stretch of the Aegilops tauschii subsp. strangulata cultivar AL8/78 chromosome 4, Aet v6.0, whole genome shotgun sequence genome encodes the following:
- the LOC109735401 gene encoding ATP-dependent DNA helicase DDM1 — MTPRPHRESATSAPVAAAAEMVVAVANGAKREAAAAANTTAAADADADSPISVLEEEKMAGSKDGKAGELKANGGEAHPIAEALKAEEQLLNSVKDETSVEPLDATSPLPIDLVAKNGDTSLITEVMTKEEEEMYQARIKLEEEEEARKREEAARQAFDPKAKFSKLDELLTQTQLYSEFLLEKMEQITDVKPTAVEIKDEEEPVEEQKKGRGRKRKAANKPQYNDKKAKTAVAAMLSRSREDRSADDGTLTEEEKWEREQANLVPLLTGGKLKSYQIKGVKWLISLWQNGLNGILADQMGLGKTIQTIAFLAHLKGNGLHGPYMVIAPLSTLSNWLNELTRFAPSINGLIYHGDKVARTELRRKHMPKTVGPDFPIIITSYEMAMFDAKFLANYKWKYVVVDEGHRLKNTKCKLLRELRRIPMDNKLLLTGTPLQNNLAELWSLLNFILPDIFSSHEEFESWFDFSGKADEELEEETDEKKRVLVVSKLHAILRPFLLRRMKEDVEHMLPRKKEIIIYANMTEHQKQIQNHLIEQTFDDYLHESADIVLRRPGIKTKLNNLLIQLRKNCGHPDLFHSAFDSNSLYPPVDKLLEQCGKFQLLDRLLNALIKRNHKVLIFSQWTKILDILDYYLSEKGLKVCRIDGNVKLEDRRNQIAAFNDLNSGMNVFILSTRAGGLGINLTSADTCILYDSDWNPQMDLQAMDRCHRIGQTQPVHVYRLATSNSVEGRIIKKAFGKLKLEHVVIGKGQFQQDAAKPNALDEGELLALLRDEQAEEDRMIQTDISDEDLLKVMDRSDLTGARAAADAAPHFPLKGPGWEVVVAAGGGMLSALTS; from the exons ATGACGCCTCGGCCCCACCGAGAGTCGGCGACGTCCGCGCCTGTCGCCGCCGCGGCCGAGATGGTGGTCGCCGTGGCGAATGGGGCGAAGAGGGAggcagccgccgccgccaacaccaccgccgccgccgacgccgacgcAGATTCTCCCATCTCCGTCCTGGAGGAAGAG AAAATGGCCGGATCCAAGGACGGGAAAGCGGGCGAGCTCAAGGCCAACGGCGGTGAGGCGCACCCCATTGCGGAGGCGCTGAAGGCTGAAGAACAGCTACTGAACTCCGTCAAAGACGAGACATCGGTTGAGCCTCTGGATGCGACTTCTCCTCTGCCTATCGACCTCGTGGCCAAGAACGGCGATACGTCTCTCATCACAGAGGTGATGACGAAGGAGGAAGAGGAGATGTATCAGGCCCGGATTAAGttagaggaggaagaggaggccagaAAGAGAGAGGAGGCCGCGAGGCAGGCCTTTGACCCGAAGGCAAAGTTCAGCAAACTGGATGAGCTGCTGACACAGACACAGCTCTATTCTGAATTTCTACTTGAGAAGATGGAGCAGATCACAGAT GTTAAGCCGACTGCTGTTGAAATTAAAGATGAAGAGGAACCCGTGGAAGAGCAAAAGAAAGGACGTGGCAGGAAGAGGAAAGCGGCGAACAAGCCACAGTACAATGAC AAGAAGGCTAAAACCGCAGTGGCAGCCATGCTTTCAAGATCTCGCGAAGATCGCTCTGCTGATGATGGCACTCTCACGGAAGAAGAAAAGTGGGAAAGAGAGCAAGCCAATCTTGTTCCATTGTTGACTGGGGGAAAGTTGAAATCTTACCAGATAAAGGGTGTTAAGTGGCTAATATCACTGTGGCAAAATGGGCTTAATGGGATACTGGCTGATCAAATGGGCCTTGGTAAAACAATCCAGACAATTGCATTTCTTGCTCATCTTAAAGGGAATGGTCTGCATGGCCCATACATGGTTATTGCTCCCCTTTCCACCCTGTCAAACTGGTTGAACGAGCTAACGAG GTTTGCTCCATCTATAAATGGTCTGATTTATCATGGAGATAAAGTGGCTCGGACAGAGCTAAGGAGAAAACACATGCCCAAAACTGTTGGTCCTGATTTTCCGATAATAATCACTTCATATGAGATGGCCATGTTTGATGCAAAGTTTCTTGCTAATTATAAGTGGAAGTATGTTGTTGTAGATGAG GGGCATCGTTTGAAAAATACGAAGTGCAAATTACTGAGGGAGTTGAGGCGCATCCCAATGGATAACAAGCTCCTTTTGACTGGAACACCTCTTCAGAATAATCTAGCAGAGCTGTGGTCTCTATTGAACTTCATTTTGCCTGATATATTCTCATCCCATGAGGAATTTGAGTCATG GTTTGATTTTTCTGGGAAGGCTGATGAGGAACTAGAGGAAGAAACTGATGAAAAGAAAAGAGTCCTTGTTGTCTCAAAGCTTCATGCCATTTTGCGCCCATTCCTTTTAAGGCGGATGAAGGAGGATGTAGAACACATGCTTCCACGAAAGAAAGAGATAATCATATATGCTAACATGACTGAACATCAGAAGCAAATCCAGAATCACTTGATTGAGCAGACATTTGATGACTACTTGCATGAGAGCGCAGATATTG TTTTGCGGAGGCCCGGCATCAAGACAAAGCTAAATAATCTACTCATTCAGCTGAGAAAAAATTGTGGCCACCCTGATCTTTTCCATTCTGCTTTTGACTCAAACA GTCTCTATCCACCTGTTGATAAGCTTCTGGAACAGTGTGGCAAATTTCAGCTGTTGGACAGGTTACTGAATGCTCTCATCAAACGAAATCACAAG GTCCTAATATTTTCTCAATGGACAAAGATTTTGGACATCCTTGACTATTATTTGTCTGAGAAAGGCCTGAAGGTTTGCCGAATTGATGGTAATGTTAAGTTGGAAGACAGGAGGAACCAG ATAGCAGCGTTTAATGACTTAAACAGTGGTATGAATGTCTTCATTCTCAGCACACGTGCTGGTGGGCTTGGTATCAACCTTACTTCTGCTGATACTTGTATCCTGTATGATAGTGACTGG AATCCTCAGATGGATTTGCAGGCCATGGATCGGTGCCACCGTATTGGTCAAACACAGCCAGTTCATGTTTATCGGTTGGCCACATCCAATTCTGTTGAG GGACGGATCATCAAGAAAGCTTTTGGAAAGTTGAAGCTAGAGCACGTTGTGATAGGGAAGGGACAGTTCCAGCAAGACGCCGCCAAGCCTAACGCCTTAGAT GAGGGAGAGCTGCTGGCGCTTCTGAGGGACGAGCAGGCCGAAGAAGACAGGATGATCCAGACGGACATCAGCGACGAGGACCTCCTGAAGGTGATGGACCGGAGCGACCTCACCGGCGCGCGTGCAGCGGCAGATGCTGCCCCGCACTTCCCCCTGAAAGGACCTGGCTGGGAGGTCGTGGTGGCTGCCGGGGGCGGTATGCTCTCAGCGCTCACCAGCTGA